The sequence below is a genomic window from Monodelphis domestica isolate mMonDom1 chromosome 2, mMonDom1.pri, whole genome shotgun sequence.
atatagaaagaaatgagtcaaatttataagaatccaagtcaatccccaattgatgaatggtcaaaggatacgaaGAGGcggttttcagatgaagaaatcaaagcaatcaaaGATCTTATGAAAAAGCGTTTTAAATCCAtcctgaatagagaaatgcaagttaaaacaactctgaggtaccatctcacacctatcagattggccaacatgatggTAAAAGAAaacgataaatgttggaggaaatgttgCCAAAACTGGGCCACCAGCGATgcagctggtggagttgtgaaatgagtggaccattctggagggcaatttggaattatgcccaaagagctttaaaagaatgcatacttttggagccagcaataccactactaggtcggTATCTTGAAGAGATAAAAATGTGCAATAAAAAAATTacactttttatggtggcaaagaattggaaactaaagggattaACTCCAcaggggaatagctgaacaaactgtggcatatgatggtgatggaatggtattgtgctgtaaggaaaaatgaacaggaggatttcagaaagagctggagagacctctctgaactgatgcagatgaaataagcagaaccaggagaacacagtaACTAAAAtgttgtgggatgatcaaatgtgatacttTGCTActcacagcaatacaatgatgcaaAACAATtgtgaggacttatgaaaaagaaagctatccacatctagagaaagaacagtagaaatgcagaggaaaacatatgatttcttgttttgGGGGGcatataatttggggtttgggttttacaagatgattcacttataaaaaacaaataatacggaattatgttttgtgtgataacacACCTATAACCCAGACTGAACTGCTTGccaactctgagaggggggagggaaaaagggagggagacaacatgaatcctaTTTTGGAAACtgtatatggaaatttgttattaaaataacgataaaacataaaaaaaaaatattctcggATTACCCCAAGGAGCTCATGATAGACAGCtcacaaacaaataaacacaccCGCTAACCacagtcaaagaaagaactgttagaatctgattgcagatcaaagcacttTGGGgacagggagaggaagggaatctgaattgcaaaatgtcagaaaacaattgtcaaaatttccacatgcaattgaaaaaaatttcacAACCAAAAAAGGCCCTGGGTAAAACACTAGACATGCAAAAAGAACGAATGCCATCATCTCTGCACTCCAGCTACTTGTGCGGTGTCAGAAGGAAAGCACAGGGAGCCATAAGTAAACAGAAAAGAGTCGCAAGGTTGCATGAATGATTTGGGATTCACAAAGCCAACAAGGAGAAGCAGCTTGCAATGAAGCTTAAagaaggtgggggtaggggaaggagtGAACTCCAGGGGGGGAAGGTGGACTCAAGAAGGAAGTGATGGCAGTGCACATAAAGATGAAGCCAGGAGCTGGGGTAGAAGCCTCCTGGGCGCAGAGAAGGCAATGGGTGGAGGACATGTTAAGGAATCAGAAGCAACAAGACTTGTTGAGTGATTGAAACAGGAAGGAGGGCTACATGAGAGCTGATGAGTCCAAGATGATCCCCAGGTTGTGAAGATGAATAAATGGAAAACTCAGGGTCCGTAGGCAAGTGCTCTCCCCTGAAACGGCAAAGCACATCAAGAAAGAGCATTTTTCTGGTCCAACAGCCCTTTCTAGGCTCACCCGTCTCCAGCCCCTTTCTTGAAAGATGAGGTGAATTAAGGACAAAAGGTCTTTTTAAGGGAAATTTAAGGACACAAACTGACCTCTGAATGAGGTTCCCTCTTCTCCCATTTAGCACATCCCgtgccttcctcctttcctcaagTGAGAGGGCTACAGCTATTTCAAATTGGATTTTTACAGTCTGATGTTTCTTCTTCAGGATTCTTAACTTAGCACAAATTGTCTAGGGGCAGAGGGATCTCGAGAGCCACAAAAACGCCAAGATTCCTCCAATTCCAAATGTTTAAAGGAACAAAATTATTTGATAGAATTGTATACCAAGAGTAGAGTATATTAataatcttcttttcttccacaAAGGAAACCCAAGTAGAGGAAGAATGAGTCCCATTTTAGCCAACCAGAGTTCGAGAGGCCTAAGGGACATCCGTGGAGTCCATCCTTTAGATGGTTCCTGGAGCTAGATCTATTGATCTGGGAGGTATTCTCAGAGACAATGAGTGAATCCATAGAAAttaagaagagacagagaaaaagaaggaggctCTGTAAAAAGCCTTGGGGTCCCCACAGCTGGGGCTACAACATGGAGGATGCTGTGGCAAAGGGGACCAAAAAGGAACAGAGAGGTAAGAGGAGCCCTAAATAGAATACAGCAGAAACCTTCAAACTATCCAGAAGGGAAATAGGAAGGGCATGGAGTAGCCAGACTACAGGGAAGAGAAGGTCAAGGAGTAGGGAGTCCACGTCAGAATTCTTGACCACGGACCAACTTTATCTTGCTGGAGCTCCCGAGTTCATCAAAGGGCTCTGAAGAGGGCTGGAAGGGCCGTCAAGGGCCACCAAGTTCAGATTCACCACTTAGCTGGAGAAAGTGGGGAAATGAGTGGCCTGCCCAAGGCTGCCCAAGGAGTGGATGGCAAAGCCCGATTCTGGGACTCTTACAGCTCAGGCGCCTTTCCTCATGAGATCTCAAATCTCTGATAGGCACACATGCTGCTTTTAGaatcatttattatttgtttgttatagAGTGTAACAGATCTAGATCCACTGTGGTGACTCTTTCCATAAATACTATTTATAGCaagaatcattattttaaaaaatacctacgCCAAATCTCTCGTCTTCGAAGAGCTGAAACAATCCCACGTCTGGAAGCTGGACACTTTCCGCCTTTTTGTCGGGGAGGAAAAGTCTCCTTTCAGCATGGCTCCAGGTAAGGCGGTCTTACAGGGGGAGCTCCTGGCAAAGCCCACAGGGGTGGCTGCTTTCTGTGGCTCCGGGGGACCATCCTTGGGGCCTAAACTTTCCAGGGAATACTTGCATTTGCTCTGAGGCAGCCCTTTGGATTGCTGCCCCGATTTCTTAAGGAATAGAAGTTCCTGTGCCCACCGAGAGGTTTCTTGGGAATAGGTGTCAAACATGCAGTCTATTGTATCCTGGGCTTTGCAGGGTGTCTGATCCGAACCAAACAGCAAGGACTTTTTCGCCTTTGTAACTTGATTCCTCGGAAAGACAGTCTTCAGGCGTGCTTCCGAGGCGTCAGAGGTAGATGGCTCCAGACAAAGTCTTTCACAGGACACAGGAAACTTCTTGGGGGTTTGGAGAGAACTCAGCGGCACAAATGATCTGTACAGATGCCTTCCCTGAAGCAAAATATCCCCTCCAGGGGCAACCTGCTGCGAAGGGTAGAACCTGTCCTTTGCACTTGTCAGAGAGGGGGGCAGAGACAACCCGGGAGCCACCTGAGCCTGGGGCCTGGGGAGTGCCCGCCTCGCATCCCCGGGCTTAGAGGGAGATTCGCAAGTAGAAAGCTTGTGCAGCCGCCCCCTCAGAGCTTCCACAGGGGAAGAAACACCTTGGAAGCAGGTGGGGCCAGGTGCTAACGATTCAAGGTCCTTGACCCCGCCGGCGGCCCCAGAACGGGGCACAAAGACCGCCTTATCTTCCTTCCGGCAAACTAAACTATTTTTCTCACCTGGCATAATATGGACTTTCTTATGCATCTTTAAAAAGCTATTTTCCATCATAAACGTGATATTAAGCCTCCTCTTCTTAGCGAACCAGCCTTTGGAAATGTACTTGTTGGTGGACACAAGGCCCACCTTCTGCGACGGCAAACACTTGCACAGGGAATAGAGCATCTCTGCGTAAACGTCCCCCAGGGTGATGTCCAGGGCAGAGTCTTCATCGCCCCAAGGGCTTTCACCCCACAGGGCCCTCCTGCGGGCCAACAGGCTTCCATTGTGGGACGCGGGCATCACGCGCGTGTCCTGGGGACCTCGGAGGCCTGAGGGTGGCTCCGGTGGCGTCGCAGAAGTCCTCCAGGGGCTGTTAGCGCCGTCCCCTGAGGACAAATGACACCCAATGAGATTCGCGGAGAAACACGTCCCTGCATCACGGCCAGGTTCTGCTTCCTGCCtcttgggggcagggagggggccGCAGGGCCCAACAAAGCTGAAAGCATCGCTCAGCACCAGTGAATGAACTTCAAACCCAACTGAAAACCCAGCGGTTTGGAGGGGGGCCCGGGCAAGAGTTTTCCTCCTTCTTACCCGTCCAAAAGCCCCACGCCAAAGCCGTGGGAGCCGAGTGCCTGGAGAGGGTCTGGCAGGCCCAGGCCACGGGGAGGGAAGAGATGCCCCAAAGGACCCCCAAGACTGGCTCCAGGGAGCTGA
It includes:
- the HJURP gene encoding Holliday junction recognition protein isoform X2: MAEGGAEQAHALGPGSRGCCSSSIANSGLSLSPSMVGSNTRQRQQLLQKLQTSNQRFTQLMGALVAKYDRPFEEDKLVHIATLTYRAPEGLKLWGGKRVTQRIFQSIQMNLEEEGYLSDGATQRTRCSALNKLPQRPGCLAQRDAESNGVDATLVQRNDIHLKNDSLPSLPERELYKDCLTRVDVILEDDHPRLITFDSFSRRKDRNAPCDFSPEEKAKPVLGDGANSPWRTSATPPEPPSGLRGPQDTRVMPASHNGSLLARRRALWGESPWGDEDSALDITLGDVYAEMLYSLCKCLPSQKVGLVSTNKYISKGWFAKKRRLNITFMMENSFLKMHKKVHIMPGEKNSLVCRKEDKAVFVPRSGAAGGVKDLESLAPGPTCFQGVSSPVEALRGRLHKLSTCESPSKPGDARRALPRPQAQVAPGLSLPPSLTSAKDRFYPSQQVAPGGDILLQGRHLYRSFVPLSSLQTPKKFPVSCERLCLEPSTSDASEARLKTVFPRNQVTKAKKSLLFGSDQTPCKAQDTIDCMFDTYSQETSRWAQELLFLKKSGQQSKGLPQSKCKYSLESLGPKDGPPEPQKAATPVGFARSSPCKTALPGAMLKGDFSSPTKRRKVSSFQTWDCFSSSKTRDLATLDGRRPPIGSGDSPRGTFATSRQSGARPFYQGVACESSAQVPSWRASAPSFSADRASPEGLKRRGLVFGRP
- the HJURP gene encoding Holliday junction recognition protein isoform X3, which gives rise to MAEGGAEQAHALGPGSRGCCSSSIANSGLSLSPSMVGSNTRQRQQLLQKLQTSNQRFTQLMGALVAKYDRPFEEDKLVHIATLTYRAPEGLKLWGGKRVTQRIFQSIQMNLEEEGYLSDGATQRTRCSALNKLPQRPGCLAQRDAESNGVDATLVQRNDIHLKKNDSLPSLPERELYKDCLTRVDVILEDDHPRLITFDSFSRRKDRNAPCDFSPEEKAKPVLGDGANSPWRTSATPPEPPSGLRGPQDTRVMPASHNGSLLARRRALWGESPWGDEDSALDITLGDVYAEMLYSLCKCLPSQKVGLVSTNKYISKGWFAKKRRLNITFMMENSFLKMHKKVHIMPGEKNSLVCRKEDKAVFVPRSGAAGGVKDLESLAPGPTCFQGVSSPVEALRGRLHKLSTCESPSKPGDARRALPRPQAQVAPGLSLPPSLTSAKDRFYPSQQVAPGGDILLQGRHLYRSFVPLSSLQTPKKFPVSCERLCLEPSTSDASEARLKTVFPRNQVTKAKKSLLFGSDQTPCKAQDTIDCMFDTYSQETSRWAQELLFLKKSGQQSKGLPQSKCKYSLESLGPKDGPPEPQKAATPVGFARSSPCKTALPGAMLKGDFSSPTKRRKVSSFQTWDCFSSSKTRDLATLDGRRPPIGSGDSPRGTFATSRQSGARPFYQGVACESSAQSADRASPEGLKRRGLVFGRP
- the HJURP gene encoding Holliday junction recognition protein isoform X4, with amino-acid sequence MNLEEEGYLSDGATQRTRCSALNKLPQRPGCLAQRDAESNGVDATLVQRNDIHLKKNDSLPSLPERELYKDCLTRVDVILEDDHPRLITFDSFSRRKDRNAPCDFSPEEKAKPVLGDGANSPWRTSATPPEPPSGLRGPQDTRVMPASHNGSLLARRRALWGESPWGDEDSALDITLGDVYAEMLYSLCKCLPSQKVGLVSTNKYISKGWFAKKRRLNITFMMENSFLKMHKKVHIMPGEKNSLVCRKEDKAVFVPRSGAAGGVKDLESLAPGPTCFQGVSSPVEALRGRLHKLSTCESPSKPGDARRALPRPQAQVAPGLSLPPSLTSAKDRFYPSQQVAPGGDILLQGRHLYRSFVPLSSLQTPKKFPVSCERLCLEPSTSDASEARLKTVFPRNQVTKAKKSLLFGSDQTPCKAQDTIDCMFDTYSQETSRWAQELLFLKKSGQQSKGLPQSKCKYSLESLGPKDGPPEPQKAATPVGFARSSPCKTALPGAMLKGDFSSPTKRRKVSSFQTWDCFSSSKTRDLATLDGRRPPIGSGDSPRGTFATSRQSGARPFYQGVACESSAQVPSWRASAPSFSADRASPEGLKRRGLVFGRP
- the HJURP gene encoding Holliday junction recognition protein isoform X1 codes for the protein MAEGGAEQAHALGPGSRGCCSSSIANSGLSLSPSMVGSNTRQRQQLLQKLQTSNQRFTQLMGALVAKYDRPFEEDKLVHIATLTYRAPEGLKLWGGKRVTQRIFQSIQMNLEEEGYLSDGATQRTRCSALNKLPQRPGCLAQRDAESNGVDATLVQRNDIHLKKNDSLPSLPERELYKDCLTRVDVILEDDHPRLITFDSFSRRKDRNAPCDFSPEEKAKPVLGDGANSPWRTSATPPEPPSGLRGPQDTRVMPASHNGSLLARRRALWGESPWGDEDSALDITLGDVYAEMLYSLCKCLPSQKVGLVSTNKYISKGWFAKKRRLNITFMMENSFLKMHKKVHIMPGEKNSLVCRKEDKAVFVPRSGAAGGVKDLESLAPGPTCFQGVSSPVEALRGRLHKLSTCESPSKPGDARRALPRPQAQVAPGLSLPPSLTSAKDRFYPSQQVAPGGDILLQGRHLYRSFVPLSSLQTPKKFPVSCERLCLEPSTSDASEARLKTVFPRNQVTKAKKSLLFGSDQTPCKAQDTIDCMFDTYSQETSRWAQELLFLKKSGQQSKGLPQSKCKYSLESLGPKDGPPEPQKAATPVGFARSSPCKTALPGAMLKGDFSSPTKRRKVSSFQTWDCFSSSKTRDLATLDGRRPPIGSGDSPRGTFATSRQSGARPFYQGVACESSAQVPSWRASAPSFSADRASPEGLKRRGLVFGRP